Proteins encoded within one genomic window of Streptomyces sp. NBC_00523:
- a CDS encoding carbohydrate ABC transporter permease, which produces MTSALDTRRTSTGPTAPPAPPAGKPSRGLRDRFASAGFLAPAVLLVAGLLLTPFVVTLYRSFFSDSRVSGFTWFTNYGLFFSDPVLAKSVENTLMWVVGTVALPLVLGLGIAVMTNGSGWSRIPRLLVVLPYAISGSAVAVVWNFLLTTDGAANQALESLGLGSFAQGWLLEWPGNTLVMIVANTWQATGVAVILFLVGLQTIPPETLEAASLDGADGLRKFWYVVLPQLRTVSVIVVGSSLVNGLKSFDLIWVLTQGGPGRSSETLAVSMYQETFLALRPGAGAAVAVVLTVIVLLASWLYLRRQLTPKGA; this is translated from the coding sequence ATGACATCCGCCCTCGACACGCGTCGCACCTCCACCGGTCCCACGGCCCCGCCCGCACCCCCGGCCGGCAAGCCCTCACGCGGGCTCCGGGACCGGTTCGCCTCGGCGGGCTTCCTCGCCCCGGCCGTCCTGCTCGTCGCCGGCCTGCTGCTCACACCGTTCGTGGTGACGCTGTACCGGAGCTTCTTCAGCGACAGCCGGGTCTCCGGCTTCACCTGGTTCACCAACTACGGGCTGTTCTTCAGCGATCCGGTTCTCGCCAAGTCCGTGGAGAACACCCTGATGTGGGTGGTCGGCACGGTGGCGCTGCCGCTGGTCCTGGGACTCGGCATCGCGGTGATGACGAACGGTTCCGGGTGGTCCCGGATTCCCCGGCTGCTGGTGGTCCTGCCGTACGCGATCTCCGGCTCGGCCGTGGCCGTCGTCTGGAACTTCCTCCTGACCACGGACGGGGCGGCCAACCAGGCGCTCGAATCGCTGGGGCTGGGGTCCTTCGCCCAGGGCTGGCTGCTGGAGTGGCCGGGGAACACCCTCGTCATGATCGTCGCCAACACCTGGCAGGCCACGGGGGTGGCCGTGATCCTCTTCCTGGTCGGTCTGCAGACCATCCCACCGGAGACCCTGGAGGCCGCGTCGCTCGACGGCGCCGACGGGCTGCGCAAGTTCTGGTACGTGGTGCTGCCGCAGCTGCGGACCGTGTCCGTGATCGTCGTCGGCAGCAGTCTGGTGAACGGGCTGAAGTCGTTCGACCTGATCTGGGTCCTCACCCAGGGCGGCCCGGGCCGCAGCTCCGAGACGCTCGCCGTCTCCATGTACCAGGAGACCTTCCTCGCGCTGCGCCCCGGGGCCGGAGCGGCGGTCGCCGTCGTCCTCACCGTCATCGTGCTGCTGGCCTCCTGGCTGTATCTGCGGCGCCAGCTCACTCCGAAAGGCGCCTGA
- a CDS encoding alpha-mannosidase, translated as MPRPDLSRPSWWDSDIARDILRDRGVSATGVLGGHPVRLSCEPLLRHDGDGGLLQSVRVQAGRPLTRAVVTTLSGASVRSELIPGPAGETRMLVPEVDAPLPVLVELPDLAPGEQVEVLLTPQRHWTLHLVQHAHLDIGYTDPQGTVLAEGRKYLDSLLELCRTTDDRPDASKFRWAVEGFFSFENWSANRPPEQVAQFLERVRQGRIELTAMPFNLHTETCSTDELHELLRPVRELRARHGIDVTTAMQTDVPGQVVGLPDVLADSGIRYLSVAHNWAGRAVPHHTGGGALPRLFRWRAPGGRSVLVWRTDTPHGLAYMEGSILGFDESYDRVDDLLPHYLSALATRQYPHEGRGIPGFPVLDEEFKGDPYPWDVLHLRVLGKFADNGPPRRVIADTVRRWNEEWAFPALRTSRNEDFFLDAEARYGDRLETFEGDWSDWWVDGVGAGAVPLAATRDGQAALADAQTVAGHAEILGAAGSGTTASAPEVYRAASLFNEHTWGGGDPWTHGDHGHASGERQWHWKYAQALRAHDDAKTLLDGAGAALGGRLSPREGTLAGFYVTNTCSWPRSETVRLFLPESTVALEDPVRVLDARDGSVLEHTEEAQSNELHRAAGRFLLFRLTEVPAHGAVRVDVVPGQEPPAAPESRSEEPAVLENEFLRVRVDLRSAWIGSVVDKRTGRELVRQDATVGLNAYVYDEYATAGGFNHQSSKTTANGSMHLLASRTAAPPAALVDRFRDATGETLVYECAPAGTERLRVRVHLPHGQARIDLENRIAKPATLTKESAFFAFPFAMRRPDVRMEATGGMTGTGLPVVPGSAQHMRAVRRWVSFAEDEVVAAVATQDAPLVQVGGIAVPYAPYPQSLAQDEPGTLFSWVHNNIWDTNFPSEQAFDHVFRYSVSFGQTPHISGPVLGMHTAAVGSRPLLAVRALGEESPAPDASYGLLSVSDRRVRVVGLTVPAPGQVLVRLQSFAEEPVACRITHGFSVTEARTADYLGASGDLLTPDEDGATTVDMPVLGTRAVLLRL; from the coding sequence ATGCCCCGCCCCGATCTGTCCCGCCCCTCCTGGTGGGACTCCGACATCGCCCGCGACATCCTGCGCGACCGCGGCGTGAGCGCCACCGGTGTCCTCGGCGGACACCCCGTCCGGCTCTCCTGCGAACCGCTGCTGCGCCACGACGGTGACGGCGGGCTGCTGCAGTCCGTGCGCGTCCAGGCCGGCCGCCCCCTCACCCGGGCCGTGGTCACCACCCTGTCCGGCGCCTCCGTCCGCAGCGAGCTGATACCCGGGCCGGCCGGCGAGACCCGGATGCTGGTCCCGGAGGTGGACGCTCCGCTGCCGGTACTCGTCGAGCTGCCCGACCTGGCTCCCGGCGAACAGGTCGAAGTACTGCTGACCCCGCAGCGGCACTGGACACTGCACCTGGTGCAGCACGCCCATCTCGACATCGGCTACACCGACCCGCAGGGCACTGTGCTCGCCGAGGGCCGCAAGTACCTCGACTCCCTGCTCGAACTGTGCCGTACGACGGACGACCGGCCCGACGCTTCGAAGTTCCGCTGGGCCGTCGAGGGGTTCTTCAGCTTCGAGAACTGGTCGGCGAACCGGCCGCCGGAGCAGGTCGCGCAGTTCCTGGAGCGGGTGCGTCAGGGGCGTATCGAGCTGACGGCGATGCCCTTCAACCTGCACACGGAAACCTGCTCGACGGACGAACTGCACGAGTTGCTGCGCCCGGTGCGCGAACTGCGCGCCCGGCACGGCATCGACGTCACCACGGCCATGCAGACGGATGTCCCCGGTCAGGTCGTCGGCCTGCCCGACGTGCTCGCCGACAGCGGCATCCGCTACCTCTCGGTCGCCCACAACTGGGCGGGCCGGGCGGTACCGCACCACACCGGCGGCGGGGCGCTGCCCCGGCTGTTCCGGTGGCGTGCGCCGGGCGGACGCAGTGTGCTGGTGTGGCGCACCGACACCCCGCACGGGCTGGCGTACATGGAAGGCTCGATCCTGGGCTTCGACGAGTCCTACGACCGGGTCGACGACCTGCTGCCGCACTACCTGTCCGCGCTGGCCACCCGGCAGTACCCGCACGAGGGGCGCGGCATCCCCGGATTCCCGGTCCTGGACGAGGAGTTCAAGGGCGACCCGTACCCGTGGGACGTCCTGCACCTGCGGGTCCTGGGCAAGTTCGCGGACAACGGCCCGCCGCGCCGTGTCATCGCGGACACCGTACGCAGGTGGAACGAGGAATGGGCCTTCCCCGCCCTGCGAACCTCACGCAACGAGGACTTCTTCCTCGACGCGGAAGCCCGCTACGGGGACCGTCTGGAGACCTTCGAGGGCGACTGGAGCGACTGGTGGGTCGACGGGGTCGGTGCCGGTGCGGTCCCGCTGGCCGCCACCCGTGACGGTCAGGCGGCGCTGGCCGACGCCCAGACGGTCGCCGGGCACGCGGAGATCCTCGGCGCGGCGGGTTCGGGCACCACGGCCTCGGCGCCCGAGGTCTACCGGGCTGCCTCCCTGTTCAACGAGCACACCTGGGGCGGTGGCGACCCCTGGACGCACGGCGACCACGGCCACGCCTCCGGTGAGCGTCAGTGGCACTGGAAGTACGCCCAGGCGCTGCGCGCCCACGACGACGCGAAGACGCTCCTGGACGGCGCGGGTGCGGCGCTCGGCGGCAGGCTCTCCCCTCGCGAGGGGACGCTCGCCGGTTTCTACGTGACCAATACGTGCAGCTGGCCGCGGTCGGAGACGGTCCGGCTGTTCCTTCCCGAGAGCACGGTCGCCCTGGAGGACCCGGTCCGGGTGCTCGACGCGCGCGACGGCTCGGTGCTGGAGCACACGGAGGAGGCGCAGTCCAACGAGCTGCACCGGGCCGCGGGCCGCTTCCTGTTGTTCCGGCTCACGGAGGTGCCGGCGCATGGCGCGGTACGGGTGGATGTCGTCCCGGGACAGGAGCCGCCGGCCGCCCCGGAGAGCCGTTCCGAGGAGCCTGCCGTCCTGGAGAACGAGTTCCTGCGGGTGCGGGTGGACCTGCGGTCGGCGTGGATCGGCTCGGTGGTCGACAAGCGCACCGGCCGCGAGCTGGTGCGCCAGGACGCCACGGTGGGGCTCAACGCCTATGTGTACGACGAGTACGCCACGGCTGGGGGCTTCAACCATCAGTCGAGCAAGACCACGGCGAACGGGTCGATGCATCTCCTCGCCTCCCGTACAGCCGCACCCCCGGCCGCGCTGGTGGACCGTTTCCGCGACGCGACGGGTGAGACGCTGGTCTACGAGTGCGCCCCGGCCGGCACCGAGCGGCTGCGGGTGCGGGTGCATCTGCCGCACGGGCAGGCCCGGATCGATCTGGAGAACCGGATCGCGAAGCCCGCGACGCTGACCAAGGAGAGCGCGTTCTTCGCGTTCCCCTTCGCGATGCGCCGCCCCGATGTCCGGATGGAGGCGACCGGCGGCATGACGGGTACCGGGCTGCCGGTCGTGCCCGGGTCCGCTCAGCACATGCGCGCGGTACGGCGCTGGGTGAGCTTCGCGGAGGACGAGGTGGTCGCGGCCGTCGCCACGCAGGACGCGCCGCTCGTCCAGGTGGGCGGGATCGCCGTCCCGTACGCGCCGTATCCGCAGTCGCTGGCCCAGGACGAGCCCGGCACGCTCTTCTCCTGGGTGCACAACAACATCTGGGACACCAACTTCCCCTCCGAGCAAGCGTTCGACCATGTGTTCCGCTACAGCGTGTCCTTCGGACAGACCCCGCACATCAGCGGGCCCGTGCTGGGCATGCACACCGCGGCCGTGGGCAGCCGCCCGCTGCTCGCCGTCCGCGCTCTGGGCGAGGAGAGTCCGGCCCCGGACGCCTCGTACGGGTTGCTGAGTGTCAGCGACCGGCGCGTGCGCGTCGTGGGGCTCACCGTCCCGGCCCCCGGCCAGGTGCTCGTCCGGCTCCAGTCCTTCGCCGAGGAACCGGTCGCCTGCCGGATCACCCACGGCTTCTCCGTCACCGAGGCCCGCACGGCCGACTACCTCGGGGCTTCCGGTGACCTCCTGACGCCGGACGAGGACGGCGCGACGACTGTCGACATGCCCGTACTGGGCACCAGGGCGGTGCTGCTGCGGCTGTAG
- a CDS encoding OPT/YSL family transporter: MSHHTSPSATAPPPSDSGPAASSGAGHPRVREPVVFAVLAVLSVVGAVIGADLVAKLGISANTSVVGALIAMLIGRIPLAGLRSMRSVHRQNLAQSAISAATFASANALLTSIAVPYVFGREDLVWPMLAGSFVGLLIDTWVLYRSFGSRLLPADAAWPPGQAAAETIKAGDKGGKRALVLGAGTLVGLGGTLFSLPLSAAGVAFLGNVWALLMFGVGLGLREFGPDLFHTDLGAGYVPHGVMVGAGVVALGQAVVLLVRRRSAQQPAAATVAGHDETTSYTVDEKGLRRSLVRGYALFVGGAVLLAVLGGLIGDMSPLGLLGWVLFAAFAALVHELIVGLAAMQSGWFPSFAVTLIFLVLGLLIGIPSVPLALLVGYVSATGPAFADMGYDLKAGWLLRRDHRPWDPYEREGRREQFRAALIGFAAALVVVAVLWQSYFRQGLIPPVAKVYADTVKNGLGEPGVLRTLLLWAIPGAAIQLIGGTRRQMGVMLATGLLILTPNACWMVLGALAVRVGYRKWRGPAADEELNLVGAGLIAGSSLGDSAQIIKAS, encoded by the coding sequence GTGTCGCATCACACCTCGCCGTCGGCCACCGCGCCGCCGCCCTCCGACTCCGGCCCCGCCGCATCCTCCGGCGCCGGCCATCCCCGCGTCCGCGAACCCGTCGTGTTCGCCGTCCTCGCCGTGCTGTCCGTCGTCGGCGCCGTCATCGGCGCGGACCTGGTCGCCAAGCTCGGGATATCCGCCAACACCTCGGTCGTCGGCGCGCTGATCGCCATGCTCATCGGGCGCATCCCGCTCGCCGGACTGCGCTCGATGCGCTCCGTGCACCGGCAGAACCTCGCCCAGAGCGCGATCTCAGCCGCCACCTTCGCCTCCGCCAACGCGCTGCTCACCTCGATCGCGGTGCCGTACGTCTTCGGGCGCGAGGACCTGGTGTGGCCGATGCTGGCCGGTTCCTTCGTGGGCCTGCTCATCGACACCTGGGTGCTCTACCGCTCCTTCGGTTCCCGGCTGCTGCCCGCCGACGCGGCCTGGCCGCCCGGGCAGGCGGCCGCCGAGACGATCAAGGCGGGTGACAAGGGCGGCAAGCGGGCCCTGGTGCTCGGCGCGGGCACGCTCGTCGGGCTCGGCGGCACCCTGTTCAGCCTGCCGCTGTCCGCCGCCGGTGTCGCCTTCCTCGGCAACGTCTGGGCGCTGCTCATGTTCGGTGTGGGGCTCGGTCTGCGCGAGTTCGGCCCCGATCTTTTCCACACCGACCTCGGCGCCGGCTACGTACCGCACGGCGTGATGGTCGGCGCGGGCGTCGTCGCCCTCGGCCAGGCGGTCGTGCTGCTGGTCCGCCGCCGCTCCGCGCAGCAGCCCGCTGCGGCAACCGTGGCGGGGCACGACGAGACGACTTCGTACACCGTGGACGAGAAGGGACTGCGCCGGTCGCTCGTACGCGGTTACGCCCTGTTCGTCGGCGGGGCCGTGCTGCTCGCCGTCCTCGGTGGGCTGATCGGTGACATGAGTCCGCTGGGGCTGCTCGGCTGGGTACTGTTCGCCGCGTTCGCGGCTCTGGTGCACGAGCTGATCGTCGGGCTCGCAGCGATGCAGTCCGGCTGGTTCCCGTCGTTCGCCGTCACCCTGATCTTCCTGGTCCTGGGGCTGCTCATCGGCATCCCGTCGGTGCCGCTCGCGCTGCTGGTCGGTTACGTGTCGGCGACCGGCCCCGCCTTCGCCGACATGGGCTACGACCTCAAGGCCGGCTGGCTGCTGCGCCGCGACCACCGGCCCTGGGACCCGTACGAGCGGGAGGGGCGCCGTGAGCAGTTCCGCGCCGCCCTCATCGGCTTCGCCGCGGCCCTCGTCGTGGTCGCCGTCCTGTGGCAGTCGTACTTCAGGCAGGGGCTGATCCCGCCCGTCGCCAAGGTCTACGCCGACACCGTCAAGAACGGCCTGGGCGAGCCCGGTGTGCTGCGCACCCTACTGCTGTGGGCCATCCCCGGCGCCGCCATCCAGCTGATCGGCGGCACCAGGCGGCAGATGGGCGTCATGCTCGCGACCGGCCTGCTGATCCTCACCCCGAACGCCTGCTGGATGGTCCTCGGCGCGCTCGCCGTGCGCGTCGGCTACCGCAAGTGGCGCGGCCCCGCCGCCGACGAGGAACTGAACCTGGTCGGCGCCGGCCTCATCGCGGGCAGCTCCCTGGGCGACTCCGCCCAGATCATCAAGGCGAGCTGA
- a CDS encoding carbohydrate ABC transporter permease: MSIRRVSAGTAVRNTVLVLVSLLWAVPTWLLLVNALVPAAEYGGAPHWLPHGGFGLFDNMSEAWSRARLGPAMGNSLLYAVTSSAAAIVVATTAAFATVIMPVKRKTLWFWLIYSGTLLPLQVFLRPLFLAYANTGLYDAQIGLFLIYAAVAIPFAYFIMRNFAQTLPPEVIEAARLDGASWWRVFWQIHVPLSRSAMIAAFVFQFVAVWNDLLFGITLSTSRNIRPVMAALAELQGNYSNVGPPVVLGGALLVSLPTVVLFFAAQRFFVSSLKLG, translated from the coding sequence ATGTCCATACGCCGCGTCTCCGCCGGCACCGCCGTCCGCAACACGGTCCTGGTGCTCGTCTCGCTCCTCTGGGCCGTCCCGACCTGGCTGCTGCTGGTCAACGCGCTGGTGCCGGCCGCCGAATACGGCGGCGCGCCGCACTGGCTGCCGCACGGCGGGTTCGGCCTGTTCGACAACATGTCCGAGGCATGGTCCCGGGCCCGGCTCGGCCCCGCTATGGGCAACAGCCTGCTGTACGCGGTGACCAGCTCGGCCGCGGCCATCGTGGTGGCCACGACCGCCGCGTTCGCCACGGTGATCATGCCGGTCAAGCGCAAGACCCTGTGGTTCTGGCTGATCTACTCGGGCACGCTGCTGCCCCTCCAGGTCTTCCTGCGACCGCTCTTCCTCGCGTACGCCAACACCGGCCTCTACGACGCGCAGATCGGGCTGTTCCTCATCTACGCGGCGGTGGCGATCCCGTTCGCGTACTTCATCATGCGCAACTTCGCCCAGACGCTGCCCCCGGAGGTGATCGAGGCGGCGCGCCTTGACGGCGCCTCCTGGTGGCGGGTGTTCTGGCAGATCCACGTACCGCTGTCCCGGTCCGCGATGATCGCCGCGTTCGTCTTCCAGTTCGTCGCCGTCTGGAACGACCTGCTCTTCGGCATCACCCTGTCCACGAGCCGCAACATCCGCCCGGTGATGGCCGCGCTCGCCGAACTCCAGGGCAACTACTCCAACGTGGGGCCCCCGGTCGTCCTGGGCGGGGCCCTGCTGGTCTCGCTGCCGACCGTCGTCCTCTTCTTCGCGGCGCAGCGGTTCTTCGTCAGCAGCCTCAAGCTCGGCTGA
- a CDS encoding glycoside hydrolase family 76 protein, with product MKLSARTALALAAAPLLCAALCPSPALAAGRPAPSGPWKDRAVRTYDALQRHLYQGAENHGLYQEATPPRSADNAHSYLWPMREAAAATVDMAGLPGSGRRYTADAAERFSTLELYFEPRDGRPGYDSYLPAPLGQGGDVFYDDNSVVGLSLLDQYEATGDAAYLHRAELAFDIVSRGWDDDPAKACPGGMHWVDSPANDMRAANVTGLAAELAARLHQETHEGRYLTSSKQWYEWNWSCLRQSPGLYRNSLGDDGSVNSTLWTYNSGAMIGTATTLYKATGDRTYLRRAVQDAEGSLAYWKEGERLHDQPAIFNAIYFDNLRMLDGIRHDPAYRQTESAYAERVWKENREPANGLFRFQPSGGGDYEPTASAETLEQSAMVQIFAGLATKTS from the coding sequence GTGAAACTCTCCGCCCGCACCGCTCTCGCCCTCGCCGCAGCACCCCTGCTCTGCGCCGCCCTCTGCCCCTCTCCCGCCCTCGCGGCCGGCCGCCCGGCGCCGTCGGGCCCGTGGAAGGACCGTGCCGTCCGGACGTACGACGCGCTCCAGCGCCATCTGTACCAGGGCGCGGAGAACCACGGCCTCTACCAGGAGGCGACCCCGCCCCGCAGCGCCGACAACGCCCATTCCTATCTGTGGCCGATGCGGGAGGCGGCGGCCGCGACGGTCGACATGGCCGGCCTTCCCGGATCGGGCCGGCGTTACACGGCGGACGCGGCGGAACGCTTCTCCACCCTGGAGCTGTACTTCGAGCCGCGCGACGGCAGGCCCGGCTACGACTCGTACCTCCCGGCACCGCTCGGGCAGGGCGGTGACGTCTTCTACGACGACAACTCCGTCGTCGGGCTGTCCCTGCTGGACCAGTACGAGGCCACCGGGGACGCCGCCTACCTGCACCGGGCCGAGCTGGCCTTCGACATCGTCAGCCGGGGCTGGGACGACGACCCGGCCAAGGCGTGCCCCGGCGGGATGCACTGGGTCGACTCCCCGGCCAACGACATGCGCGCCGCCAACGTCACGGGCCTGGCCGCGGAGCTGGCCGCCCGGCTCCACCAGGAGACGCACGAGGGCCGCTACCTGACGAGCTCGAAGCAGTGGTACGAGTGGAACTGGTCGTGCCTGCGCCAGTCCCCCGGGCTGTACCGCAACAGCCTCGGCGACGACGGCTCCGTCAACTCCACGCTGTGGACGTACAACTCCGGGGCCATGATCGGCACCGCCACCACCCTCTACAAGGCGACCGGGGACCGCACGTATCTGCGTCGCGCCGTGCAGGACGCCGAGGGGTCGCTCGCGTACTGGAAGGAGGGCGAGCGGCTGCACGACCAGCCGGCGATCTTCAACGCGATCTACTTCGACAACCTCCGGATGCTGGACGGGATCCGCCACGACCCGGCCTACCGGCAGACGGAGAGCGCCTACGCGGAGCGGGTCTGGAAGGAGAACCGCGAGCCCGCCAACGGCCTCTTCCGCTTCCAGCCCTCGGGCGGCGGCGACTACGAACCGACCGCCTCCGCCGAGACCCTCGAACAGTCCGCGATGGTCCAGATCTTCGCAGGCCTCGCCACCAAGACCTCCTGA
- a CDS encoding ABC transporter substrate-binding protein has translation MRSTGETTAQSSHPLRRRTVLAGLGAGAAAALAGGCARGDSTAAKPGTTSLANDNATWDDGYVAAGHELKKLTGYALRPLSNPNPTAYTQVTQISLQTTKATDLIKWQAGYNLKQLARTGSLSDLTQLWDAYERKGWVTKSLRDSMSYRGAVYGMPLYQSYYVLFYNTHVFDKHGLRAPETWDELLHTAEVLKKSGVVPFVATQSGNWPAYEWFEELISKVDPVFYADLIAGRARYTDPQAHKAMQIWQDFMKKGWMTPADFDQNNGPAALKTGKVGMFLHGSWQSQGLAAAGMKPGEDFDAFVLPPVDASTKRSVITEAGVLAVPEKAVSHDAAMANAGHWLHPSVQRVWTDFLQDGSANPKAVTSNPVLARLRKRALDEHWTELPRYGQSGPPNLMQGNTDDLGAFMTHAMSPEATLRSMASRATKEWAAWNKDES, from the coding sequence ATGAGATCCACCGGCGAGACGACGGCGCAGTCGTCTCACCCGCTCCGCCGGCGCACCGTGCTGGCCGGCCTCGGGGCCGGCGCTGCCGCCGCGCTGGCCGGCGGCTGCGCGCGGGGCGACAGCACCGCCGCGAAGCCGGGGACGACGTCCCTGGCCAACGACAACGCCACCTGGGACGACGGTTACGTGGCCGCCGGACACGAGCTGAAGAAGCTCACCGGCTACGCGCTGCGGCCGCTGTCGAACCCGAATCCGACCGCGTACACCCAGGTCACGCAGATCTCCCTGCAGACGACCAAGGCGACCGACCTGATCAAGTGGCAGGCGGGCTACAACCTCAAACAGCTCGCCCGCACGGGCAGCCTCAGTGATCTGACGCAGCTGTGGGACGCCTACGAGCGCAAGGGCTGGGTGACCAAGTCCCTGCGCGACTCGATGTCCTATCGGGGCGCGGTGTACGGGATGCCCCTGTACCAGTCGTACTACGTGCTCTTCTACAACACGCACGTCTTCGACAAGCACGGCCTGCGGGCGCCGGAGACCTGGGACGAGCTGCTGCACACCGCGGAGGTGCTCAAGAAGTCCGGTGTCGTTCCCTTCGTCGCCACGCAGAGCGGAAACTGGCCCGCCTACGAGTGGTTCGAGGAGCTGATCAGCAAGGTCGACCCGGTGTTCTACGCGGATCTGATCGCGGGCCGGGCCCGGTACACCGATCCGCAGGCGCACAAGGCCATGCAGATCTGGCAGGACTTCATGAAGAAGGGCTGGATGACCCCGGCCGACTTCGACCAGAACAACGGTCCGGCCGCGCTGAAGACGGGCAAGGTCGGCATGTTCCTGCACGGTTCCTGGCAGTCCCAGGGACTGGCGGCGGCGGGCATGAAGCCGGGTGAGGACTTCGACGCCTTCGTCCTGCCTCCCGTCGACGCCTCCACCAAGCGGTCCGTGATCACCGAGGCGGGCGTGCTCGCCGTCCCGGAGAAGGCCGTCTCGCACGACGCGGCGATGGCCAACGCGGGCCACTGGCTGCACCCCTCGGTCCAGCGGGTGTGGACCGACTTCCTCCAGGACGGCTCGGCCAACCCGAAGGCGGTCACCTCCAACCCGGTGCTCGCCCGGCTCAGGAAGCGGGCGCTGGACGAGCACTGGACCGAGCTGCCCCGCTACGGCCAGTCCGGGCCGCCCAATCTCATGCAGGGGAACACCGATGACCTGGGAGCCTTCATGACGCATGCCATGTCGCCCGAGGCGACGCTGCGCAGCATGGCGAGCCGCGCCACCAAGGAGTGGGCCGCGTGGAACAAGGACGAGTCATGA
- a CDS encoding IclR family transcriptional regulator gives MNEVNGASAGSTAHEAGRRDDADVLAPPQPGVLQGADRALLALLSFTERRPEWGVSEMARRHGWDKAVAQRILTTLASRSFLTCDTTTRRYRLGPAVSRLARAGEHSGVLPSLVRPILAGLLRETGESVVLNVPQGAGYRCAAAVDGTGPVRYTAIVGAVMPGHAGASGHAIFAHYSEPEIRRLFGATPLQRFNDHTVTGLDTLLARYADVRSRGYSVSHGEYDEAVAAVAAPVFQAGTIAASLTVIGPAHRVTRAVDRITELVLAGAEEATAAFGS, from the coding sequence ATGAACGAGGTGAACGGCGCGTCCGCCGGCTCCACCGCCCACGAGGCCGGCCGGCGCGACGACGCGGACGTCCTGGCCCCGCCCCAGCCCGGCGTTCTGCAGGGCGCGGACCGCGCCCTGCTCGCCCTGCTGTCGTTCACCGAGCGGCGCCCCGAGTGGGGGGTGAGCGAGATGGCGCGCAGGCACGGCTGGGACAAGGCCGTCGCCCAGCGCATCCTCACCACGCTCGCCTCCCGCTCCTTCCTGACCTGCGACACCACCACCCGCCGCTACCGGCTCGGCCCCGCCGTGTCCCGGCTGGCGCGCGCCGGGGAGCACAGCGGGGTGCTGCCGTCGCTGGTCCGGCCGATCCTCGCCGGGCTGCTGCGGGAGACCGGCGAGAGCGTCGTGCTGAACGTGCCGCAGGGCGCCGGATACCGGTGCGCCGCCGCTGTCGACGGCACCGGTCCGGTCCGCTACACCGCGATCGTCGGTGCCGTGATGCCCGGCCATGCCGGCGCTTCCGGCCACGCCATCTTCGCCCACTACTCCGAGCCGGAGATCCGCCGCCTCTTCGGAGCCACCCCGCTCCAGCGCTTCAACGATCACACCGTCACCGGCCTCGACACCCTCCTGGCCCGGTACGCGGACGTGCGCTCCCGGGGATACAGCGTCAGCCACGGCGAGTACGACGAGGCCGTCGCCGCCGTGGCCGCCCCCGTGTTCCAGGCCGGGACCATCGCCGCCTCGCTCACCGTCATCGGGCCCGCGCACCGCGTCACCCGTGCCGTCGACCGCATCACCGAACTCGTTCTGGCCGGGGCCGAGGAGGCCACGGCCGCCTTCGGCTCCTGA